aggcatatggtttctccccagtgtgtgttCTCACATGTTCTGTGAAGTTAAACTTACTATTGATGAATTTACCACAAAGATGGcaaacatatggtttctccccagtatgACATCTCTCATGGTCCTTAAGCTTACGACAtcgactgaaggatttcccacatagatggcagatgtatggtttctccccagtgtgacttCTCTCATGTTCCTTAAGGGTATGACATCGagtgaaggatttcccacatagatggcagacatgtGGAAGAATGTGGTTACTTCCATAATGAATTTGCTTATGTCTACTAAAGAATGACTGGTAATTGATAGCTTTCTGAAATTGTTCATTTAGATAGGGGTTTGTTTCTATGTCAGACAATGTGGAGTGAATTAAATCTTCTCCCATATCATTAATTTCAAAGGGATCCCCTCCAATGTTAGAAATCTGCTGGTATAAATGAGAAGAGAAACTGTTAAAGGTATGTCAGCATGTACACATTGATTCAATTCTCTAGTCTAATCATGCAGTGAGGATCCAGTTAAAATTCACCATGTTTTTTACATGCACATGGTGTGCTACTTTCTTGTATGcagagattttttctttttagtatctcAACTGTAGAGCTATTGAATTAATTTTGAATACTTCAATATGTTGCAAAGTATAggtatataaatatgtttatgcaattgtatttttataagaTTTCAGGTTATAGCTTTCAGCTCAGTTTAATTTTTCCCTTAATTGAAACTATCCAAAACTTATTGATGGAGCAGTGTCTAATCCCATATTTAATTAGTCAGATGGCTGTGCTGAACTCCTTGGCTATTCAAACCCAGCTATATATTTGCAAGACCATGGCTCACACTCATGATGCTTACCTTTAACTGAATAGTATATTTGTCCTTATCACAGACACACGGCATGTTTATCAGTTCTTCTTTTCTGGGCTCATTTTGTCTgcctgaaataatttttaaaacagtataGTGTGGCATTAGCagattgaaatatataaaaacttcCAAGGTTCATATGATTATGTTTCAAATTGTCATTTAAATGGGGAAGAACCTAAAATTAAGGTGTACTCTAGAAAGTAGCAAAACATTTTCTAGAAATAGAGAACTAAAACATTCTCAGTATTAAAGTAATGGATAATACTAAGATGGCATGTTGGgtggaaaaggaagggaaattcCTCAAAGAGGAGGATAAGGACAAAGGCCACTGTGTGTAAGTTTAAGTCCTATAAGTACATTAATATCTCTTTCTATAAGCCAAAGATAATCATAGATGGATTCTTAACTAGAGATTGATACCTGGATACCTGAATGGAATAAATTGCACATTTCTGGAGTTGTCCTCCAAAGCCGTAGCCTACATTTTAGGGAATATCATTCAATTAAGGAAACCTTCAGTTAATATTTCTAAAGACCTCCTCATTCATTGACACCATGCCCCTTCTCATAATGAAACACAGCATCCTAGAACTCACTCAtactctgtccttgaagaaatccTAATCCTCTCCACAGTTCCTCTCCTTGTTCCAATTGGGAAACCACTTCTGATTTGCAGAGCTGATACCCTACTTATGAGAAACAGAAGCATAGATTTAGAGTTCTATGTTGATAAAGTTCATGATCATCAAGTCTAGGGCAGATGATTAGGAACAATAAGCTAAACTGTGAAGAGCACCACAAGGAAGTGCAATTTAAACACTGTATGTTGATAATCCATTTTCAGCAAAGGATGACTCCTGACCTTCAATCAAAGTCATTAAGTATATGTTGATGCCCGTGCCTAAATTCTTAGACAACACATCCTCATTCTTTATATACAAGGAAAAATCAAAACTGCACAGTTTTGAAGagtattttataaaagcatccatTAAAACAAGCTCCACCCAAACAATCAATGTTCTATGTGGAAAAGAGCATGTCTATTATTTTTCTACTATGTGCTGAAACTTTACCAGTGTCCCGGGAGGATAATACTACCTAGAGAATATTTTATCTATAGAAACAATATTCATTGAGTTCTCATACTGTTCTGAATTGTAGAGGTGGAGCAGcaaaaatgatatgaaattttAGTCAGGAATATCACAGGTCACTGGTTTGACAAATGAGATGTAAGGAAATATGGAAAAGAGAGTTTATTACAGGTAGTCATAACATTATGAAagaatcagagcagaaataagagtgGCGTATGGGGAAGTTGTATAGATACTTCAATACATTGCTGAGGGATTAGTTAGATGGAAGAATGAATGGACACATAGATGTATACATTAtagataaaattttaagaaactcaCCCACTGACACCAGATGATTGATACTCTCCTGCATGACATCTctgaacatgtttctctgggttGTGTCCATCAAGGCCCACTCTTCAGCATCAAAGTCTATAGCTACATCATTGAAGCTCACTGATTCCTAAAAAGTTGTAGGCAATTGACTTTAGACAAGGTTATTCCTACCAATATCCACAGTAGATACGTAGAAATAATGGCACTGAGGAAGGGAAGGTGTTGAGCATATGAAAAGACAAACTGTGTTTGGGATCCCAGATAGATCATTCTTACTGCTAACATGGATCTATCATTCAGACACACTCACAGAGACATACAAACCCTGCATACACAAAACTTCACCATTAGGCAACACTGCATGACATATGGTGTGATGTGCCCTTAAAGTTTTCCCACAAACTGATAATAATGACTTCCAAATGGTGATCATCAAATTTGTTCATGAGAATCCATAACTAAATCTCCAACTATTACACAGACTCATAATTAGGGAAGCATTAATCATGATCTTCCACTTTTTAACATAATGATTATTCAATAATTCCCATCcatcttataaaaatatttttgtgttttgccTTAACATCCATCTTTGGCCAAACTGCTTGCCTCAACACTGAACTTTGGCCTAAGTAACAGTTGTCTATCCCTCCAGCCTAAAGACTCCAGAATTCTAACCTATATTTTgcttaccaccaccatcactgaaATGTCTCACCCAGAACCATCTGGTGATCCCAAATGCTATGGTACCCATCCCTACAACCCTGGAACCCTGAGTGTCCTTCCTATTTGACAggtatttgctttaaactaaccaatctcTGCCTCTTATACAAAATGTAATGTACACCCACATCCTACATTAAAAGCATAAAAGCATAAACTGATCCCTTTGGCTCTGCTTGTGTGCTGCCCACACACAAACAGGGTTGTTCACACTCCCCAATAACTCCACATGGCAACACTGTCTCCCAAGGGTCTTGGAGTAATAAACTACATTTTTCATGTAATATTGTCTCATTACCTCACTGTGTGATATGTGACCTCTAACTGGacacaaatttaaaatgaaacttaACCAATTTGTGGCATCTACAataacctcagtttccttgtctatgaAATGGTTTAGCAAAATTatacaaattttgaaaaatcaaatgactgaTGATTCCTATCTAACCAAAACTTAAGTACAGGTGATAAATCCACTTTTCAATAAAATGGTGGAAAGGCTTGAAGCACCATGTATAATTATGTAGAGGTCTACACACTTTAATACAGAACTTGGGACAGTAAGTTCTTCCTCTTCCAACTCCACAAAACTCAGCTGTTTATTATATGAGTGTAGGCTGTGCAGTAACATAAACCATATCCCCTATGACTGATATACTAAAGTACAGTCCTAGGCTGACTCTTTCTCTGTGAGACCACCCATAGTCAATATTCTCCCACACCTCCAAACTTcagttttcattgtgtcttttgtaTATTCATCTTGAGTCTGTTCAAGGATAAATAGACACTTTATTTGATCTGGTCTCTCTTTCTCACTAGACCATCAAGTATTTTAACTGGTCCTAAAATTTTACTctccttacaatatttgtcctctatGCACagcttaaaataaggaaacaatattccctattcttttcttcaacttaacaaagTTGTACAAATATTGATAAAATCCAAGAAAATGGTTAACTGGGGAAAGATGGCAAtgagaatttaaaacttttttcaaaatgtgaaaatatattctATCAAAACTGTAAGAAGTTTATTATCAGattatataaatacattattttcattGCCCTTTGTGATCTGTTTCTTGTCATCTCCTGAACACAGCGTAGCCCTGACCCCAGCACTCGTAACACTGGACTGACTGAACTCACCAGATGAACCCTATGCCTCCCTATTGGAGTGTCAGGTTGTGCAGTTACTCATCTCTATCCCTTGTGTTCACCACAATCCTAAGCACATTAATATGACTAACACAGTGAATGAGCGAATTACTTCCCAACTGAGACCATAGTTTCCATGAGGCAAATAAATCCTCTCACATCTCTTCTGTGAACACACAGCCTTAACAGAGGCTGGAACATATTAGTGTAAATGGTAGAGGGATTATTTCTTACTCATTTCTTGGCCCACCATAGTCATCCCAGGGTCCTGGGTATACTTAAGTGGTTCTCAAATATGTGAATATTTCATGAATGTACTTGGAATCTGCCACATCAGtaggagaaataggaatatttttGAATAAGGTTTTATTTCAGTAGAAATACCATTCCCTTCTCACCAGTGTTTGCATCATCAAACTTCTGCCATCAACCATTTTCCTCTGGTTTTTCACTCTCAGACAGTCTGAGCAATAAGCATCCAATgctaaggagagagaaagaagacatgagACTCAAAACTTGTCTGCATTTTCCAGACCCACCTGTCACAATTACCCAAACATTCACCTGGAAGTAACACCCACAGTCCACCAGCAGAAACATATATAGTGTACTCTAAGAGAAACAGGGGAAGGCTCTCATCTAAactcaaatataagaatgctatGACTCATGTTGCTAGTAATGAAAATGTGTACAAAGCTATCTTACAGATAAGAACATGAAAATCATCACTTTTCATGTGTTAATTGTCCCACGGTGGTCAGAAGTTTCTGATCCCCACCATGATTCAAGAACAGGTATCTCTAACTCATACCACATGTGGAGTTTGGTCTTTCTCTACAGGTAAAAATTGTGGAAATTCTCAGATTTAAGTATTCTTTGTTTATGAAGTACCATTGATTCTCCAACATCTATCCCCACACACAGAACACTCACCCTCTCTCCCTGCTTTATTCTGCTCCTGCCCTTCTGTATGCAGTTGCCCTAAATCATTGTTGTTCAACTCCTCTGGATTTCTGGAAAGATCACTCCCTCAACCCCTCAACACTGACTTTCAGATCTTTCCCTAATGGATTTGGATATCTGTCATGCAACTACAAAATTATTTCATGGTGAGATGAATCAATTCAAGAACTAACTTCATTTGGAGGGACCAGTGATGTCCACCCTCCAAATCAAGAACTCAAAATCTCCTGTATAAGAAAGTAACAGGAGTACATGTTCATAAAGTATCTTTCATGTTCCACAATCCTCAGAAGGCAAGGGGTCTCACAAACTATAGATTGAATGGGTTTGTGAGGCTATCTACTTGCTTCATCTACAATTTAGTAAAGGGGTTGCTGTAGACCTAGCCCATGTTAATCATTTGTAGGAATATGTATGCATTCATCTTTCTCTCCCTGTACATGTGGTGTGGGTatcagtatgtgtgtgtgggcaTCTGTGTGAAATCATTAATCATCTCTAGCCAGTAAATTATTCCTAGAGCACTGctgattattaaatatattttatagacaTTTGATAATTTGTCATTAGCAATAGTAGGCTTAACTCACCAAGGTGTATCTGAGGcccagaaataaagagaaaagaaataaagagaaaataaagtgcATGTGTTGCTCTGCTTGGAGATTAACAGTATttccttatttaatcctcaccataaTCCTGCTGCTGATGGTTTATCAGGTTAACAAATGACATGATCAGAGTTCAGAAAATTTTAGTATTATGACAAAACTGCATGACTAGAAAATGACATAGCCAGATTTAGGATTTTGCTCTGTCTGTCTGCCAAGTTTAAATTCATGGAGAATTACATGTCACTAAGATTTTTACTGGGAATATCCCTCTCATATCAAACATCAGAAGTCCCACCCTGTGGCTACAATCTCCTCTCCTGGCTCTGCCACAAAAGTACTCCCCATACCCAGATTCTCCTTCTCCATGGGGACCTACGATATACTGACCTCTCTTAACAAACATCCCCTATCTCTCATTTTAACTGCCcagttttttttcacatttgcaaTTTCAACATATACTTACCAAGACAAACATTATGTCCCTATGATTATTTACCACATCTAACAGTCTAACCCTCAATATTCAATGACTCCAAGTACCTGTAAATTTCCATGACTACATCTGGCACAGTACTGGAGTAAGATATTGATCCTGGACTAAACACAGAGGCACATCTCCTGgacattttcaaatatacctGGTAACTGTACTGTGTCTTGCTAATTCATTCCTTCATACATACTCCATAAATACTCCAAATCTTCTCAATACCTTTTGAATCTCATATACTCTATCATTTCCACACAGTTTCAACAGATTAGATTAAGTTCTCCTGAGCAGCTGGATTATGTAATTTTCCAAATTACACTAAAATACCATAGGATCTTCAAATATCCCTGAATGCATACACATTAGTTATTTCTTCTCTCCTATTAAACAGAAAAGTCATGTTACCTCTGGCTAAGTCCAATGTCTTCAATTGATTTCAATCTCATTTTTGTTGTAAATTGCATTTTCAATCTTAAATTAAATCTCCTCTTGTCTTCAGAATCCATCAAATCATATAAGTTCACTTTTGACTCTTCcatgttgaaaaaaatcaaagcaaatatTCTCTGAATGTATTCTCTCTCAAGTTTTGCCCTCCAGACCCCCGCTTGACAAACTTAATGTGCAGCCACCCCATCCTTGCATGCACTTCATCCTTTGACTCACAAAACTCAACactgattttctctttcataCAACTTGGAGATCAATAATGATCTCCCAATAAATGATTCCTTACTTGGATCCAAAAATTGGACCACAATCTCCTTTTTGGAACTTTATTTTTCCTCACTTTCTCTGACATCACAGTCTTCTGATTGTAATCAAACTACTCTAGACACTCCACCATATCAACTACAAAGAACTCAAACAACATGGTTGGAACATCTTGAACTGGTCTATTGATACAtttattcaatttccttaatttcttccaTGACTATGTTTAAATTGAAAGTGATAAAAACACTTATCTGGATACTATTTCAGAGTCATCATAGATTTTGCTTAATTATTTTCACCTAAAATGAAATGTAGTGCAGGACACCTTTCTACACTGAAAGTGTAACTATTACTCTTCCACCAGTCTCAAATCTTAGTTAAAAACTCCATGAGGCATTCAGGCATTGATTTCTTACATGACCTCTTGACACAACTAAGCATAAATAAACACTGCTGTTATCTCCACTGAGGACTATTCTTATGCTTCATTTCCACCCAAATCCAAAAACATACCTTCCCATtccatattcattttctttcagtcatTTCAAATGTCAGTCTCTCAGAGATCCCTTCACTGATCCAACCAAACTTAGCCATTTGCTTTCATTCCACTTAATCATGCTCCTATTACTCCTACAGAAAACTGATCCAATTTGTGATTATAGAtgtctatctatctttctatctctcaatctatctatctatctgtctatttcATATACAGCTGTTTATGTTCTCTCTCAAAACTGGTCTAAATGCAGAAATATCAACCTCTGAATGGTAAGATCAGGCAAGTTTCCCTTCAAACACTaacttatatattttaaatactgagAAGTATCAGGTTACAACTCTCTAATGTACCCACAGaatatgttcccccaaatgcctgTCAGTTTAAACAATTACATTCTGATTAAATTTTGATTTATGAAAAAGGGAGGTCTGCACCTCCTGGTAAAAATTTTCCCCAATGCTCACCAGAACTCAAACAAATtgggaaacaaaatgaagcaaagtCTCCATTGAGCATGCTTCCTCTACAGTTTGGAGCTCAGAGCTTCTTTTGTTCTTGTagcatctctctttttgtgccattGATAACTACTGGAGACCTACAATCTTAAGAACACTCCTTGATTAAGTGAAATGTGAATCATGATAAATCTAATCAAATTATgcctattttataaaatagttaCTCTCTAATTAGGTAAATTACAAAGATGCAATAAAGGAAACAGATTATGTCCTTTATTTACACCATTCTTTTTATGTCCCAAAGGCAACCTTTCTGTGTTTTCTTAGCAGTCTCCCTGTTATGTGAGTTTGGGTTGCTCTGAGCAGTAACATAAACAATCAACAGGAAGATAatacttcttgttttgttttgtttacttcttAGAGAACTTGCAATCTAATTTTTCTCAGGCTGTGGGCATCCATGTGACTCCAtataaagttaaataattttgctgaaatttatattgaaagaaaaagtgTATTACTCCATTCTagaaagtatttattttagaatCATGACAAAAATGCATTTGGCAAAGTTCTCTTCAAGTCAAATTAAGCTGAAGTCCTCAGGACTGGGAAGCCAACAAGCTTCAAAATATTAGGGATTCCTGGAGTAAATGACAGCTTCATTATTGATTTTCCTAtaagtaagatattttaaaaattaacaaaattacaaaatagaAATTTATGATATGTCTTTAGATataaaaaatataccatttcttaagaaaaaatctaaaaacatattttcattttaatccttGGTGTTTAATAGAGAAAGGAAtaaattgccattttttaaatgcactctcctgaaattaaaaaaagtagtaTGATTACTTTACTAACAAGGACTTTACATTATCAAATATTAAATTCTCATTGCTCTCTTAAATGTCTCAATGTTTCTTTTGTCTAGTTATACCACAAAATCTTTCAAGCAACTATGGGCCCCTTttagtataaataaatatatgataacACACAAAAAATTGTTTGAGGTCAAATCTGGGTAGAGAGATGAagtaaatagagaaataatagTTATGTGAAATTTAAGTAGTACAATTTAAAGATTTTGAAGTATTGCCTTGAGGAATAAGATGTCAggccatctgaaatcctacacatgaaggaagatatcaggaaaaatggaaaaatatgagcatagtctcagggaattaaatgacaagaaaaagcacacaaatatacatgtcatgagggtctcagaaagaaaagagaagggaaagggggcagaaagaataatggacaaaataatcactgattatttcccatttcttatgaaagacataaaattacagacccaagaagtgcagtgtaccccaaaccaAAGAGACCAAAATAGACTTCTCCCAGGCACTTACAAATCAGATTGCCAAGTGCTGAAGACAGAgtgtcctgaaagcagcaatccatcacatacaagggaagctcaataagattatgtgtggatttctcagcagaaaccatggaggtgtgaaTGCAATGGTATGgtaattaagatactgaaagagaaaagatgccaaccaaaaattctatatctggcaaaactgtccttcaaaaatgagggagaatcaaaatatttttagacagacactcagagtttgtgaataagagaactTCTTTATAAGAAAAACTATAGGGAATGGTACAAGCAGAGAGGAAAACCCAAGAGAGAGGGATttttggagaacagtgtagaaaaCAGGACTATTGGAAGGGTAAAagtaaaaggtgaaaaaaataagatgtaacTTATAaatccaaagaacaaaatggtagaagaaagtactatcatatagtaataaaactgaatgttaatggactaaacttaccaatgaaaagatatagactggcaaaatgtattaaaaaccaGTATCCAGAGGATCTAAGATTatggcataaagaggagtggaagctagttattCCCCCTgcaacaactaatgaacaaccaggaacaactagtaaataatccagaataactgtggggggacaaatgtgactgtcgactcatcagacaccaacctgaactgggaggaatgcccaagatcacagcataaaatctgtaagtaaaaactgcaggcCCAAGCCaggatccccctccccccacagcctgagctgcaaagccttatggttctagagagaagctctctcccagcaagcaaatatagctcagctgagccccaAATGGGGATTAATTAAgaagcatggactgctcactatgaataatgaatcctcaacaagcagaggctttgggtgatgactgaccttggggagcCAGAGAGTGGCTGTGGACAGGCCCTGATGAGggatttctgtcctttttgcagtTCAGagggagaaaacctcagccattttcagttcccagtgctctgacccagacaagggtggagacagcacaggcagagtctattcaaatgctaatgatctctccCTATGGGGTTATCTTCctgaagaggaaaggggtggggctcagctctactacccaccttccattcagaaccagaccccagagcctgggggtaaacagccacaggccacacctccttacaccagtctggagttacaggctgacaggaaccacctgctgggcagaaaagcacagtgacctgaggcatcacaaggtgtaacaattttctaagacacaccctcagggaaactggatactgaatatttcttccttctgggacctgagccagggaaaacctgattggggaaaCCAAGGGAAGCATGCCtacacaatggaaaactacaacctacattaagaaaaatgaagttatggcccagtcaaaggaacaaacttacacttcagctgagatacaggaattgaaactacTAAATACAATgtagttcaaaaagtttagggaaggtcTGGTGAAAGATAAGAACcatataataaaaacactgggtatacataaggtagaaaagttcaaaaaaccaactggcagaatctatgaaaatgaaagccacaacacaagagatgaaagacacaacagaaacatacaacggcagatctcaagaggcagaagaaaacactcaggaactggtgaACAAGGCACtggaaagcctacacacaaaagaacagatagagaaaagaatggaaaaatgtgagcaacatctctgggaacttaaggacaaaacaaaaggcaagaatgtatgtgtcattggtgtcccaaaagaagagaagggaaaaggggcagaagcaataatagaggaaataatgaaaatttcccatctcttatgaaagacataaaattacagatccaagaagtgcagcataccccaaacagaatagatctgaataagcctacaccaagacacttcataatcagattatcaaacatcaaagataaagggagaatcctgaaagcagcaagagaaaagcaaaccatcacatacagaggaagcttgataagactatgtgtggatttctgaacagaaaccatggaggcaagaaggaagtggggtgatacatttaagatactgaaagagaaaaaccaccaaccaagaatcctgtatctggcaaaaccatccttcaaatatgaggtagagcttaaagtattctctgacaaacagacaatgatagagtttgttaacagatatctgctctacagaaaacactaaaggaagcactgcagacagaaaggaaaagacaggagtgaagattggaaaacaattttgggagatagtagcacagcaatataagtacactgaacatagatgactgtgagtatggttgaaagaggaaggttgggaccatgtgggacaccagaacaaaagacaaaggataaagacctGGACcatgtaactcagggaaacctagggtgctcagcaattttaataaaatgtacaaatatgtttttacatgaggtagaacaaatgaatgtcaacattgcaaggtgttaaaaatagggtggaattggggggaaatgcaagctagagactataatttatgaaaacattgtattatgcttcccttaataaacaaaggtaatataccaaaactaaatgcatatgatggtggggaataggggaagggtataggactgctgacattggtgatgttgtctgactcttcattctactttaggttaatgctatctttcttttggcttttttgtttgttttgctttctctctattttcttttgtctctctaccttctttgactcttcctccttctttgtggaagaaatggagatgtccttatatagatagtggtgatagtgctgaatacataaatacatgactatacagggaaccaatgattgtttgcttaggacagaatgtatggtgtgtgaacaaaaccatcttaaaagaaatgggttgatgaagaaaccttgggtgcactatattgagtgaaatgagacagacacatgaaggcaaatattgcatgttctcactgatatgaaataattataacatgtaaactcatagatacgAAATATAAGTTatggatatagaatgaggctaaagaatggggagcatttgcttattatgagcagaattttcaactagggtgaacttaaacatttggaagtggacaggggtaatggtagcatgttgtgagaataactaacagtgctgaaatatgtgtgaagatggtggaaagggtaagctcagagtcatgtatgtcaccagaaggaaagctggaggttaaaggatgggaatatctaaaacagtgaaccttgtgctggacaatgtccttgat
Above is a window of Choloepus didactylus isolate mChoDid1 chromosome 25, mChoDid1.pri, whole genome shotgun sequence DNA encoding:
- the LOC119520446 gene encoding zinc finger protein 596-like isoform X1 yields the protein MVDGRSLMMQTLESVSFNDVAIDFDAEEWALMDTTQRNMFRDVMQESINHLVSVVGYQLCKSEVVSQLEQGEELWRGLGFLQGQSMSRQNEPRKEELINMPCVCDKDKYTIQLKQISNIGGDPFEINDMGEDLIHSTLSDIETNPYLNEQFQKAINYQSFFSRHKQIHYGSNHILPHVCHLCGKSFTRCHTLKEHERSHTGEKPYICHLCGKSFSRCRKLKDHERCHTGEKPYVCHLCGKFINSKFNFTEHVRTHTGEKPYACHLCGKCFSHCGSLREHKRIHTGEKPYACHLCGKPFRHSSSLKIHERAHTGEKPHVCLLCGKDFTNRFGLKQHIRMHTGEKPYICHLCGKSFSHCSNLRKHEKTHTG
- the LOC119520446 gene encoding zinc finger protein 596-like isoform X2 encodes the protein MVDGRSLMMQTLESVSFNDVAIDFDAEEWALMDTTQRNMFRDVMQESINHLVSVGYQLCKSEVVSQLEQGEELWRGLGFLQGQSMSRQNEPRKEELINMPCVCDKDKYTIQLKQISNIGGDPFEINDMGEDLIHSTLSDIETNPYLNEQFQKAINYQSFFSRHKQIHYGSNHILPHVCHLCGKSFTRCHTLKEHERSHTGEKPYICHLCGKSFSRCRKLKDHERCHTGEKPYVCHLCGKFINSKFNFTEHVRTHTGEKPYACHLCGKCFSHCGSLREHKRIHTGEKPYACHLCGKPFRHSSSLKIHERAHTGEKPHVCLLCGKDFTNRFGLKQHIRMHTGEKPYICHLCGKSFSHCSNLRKHEKTHTG
- the LOC119520446 gene encoding zinc finger protein 596-like isoform X4 translates to MVDGRSLMMQTLESVSFNDVAIDFDAEEWALMDTTQRNMFRDVMQESINHLVSVGRQNEPRKEELINMPCVCDKDKYTIQLKQISNIGGDPFEINDMGEDLIHSTLSDIETNPYLNEQFQKAINYQSFFSRHKQIHYGSNHILPHVCHLCGKSFTRCHTLKEHERSHTGEKPYICHLCGKSFSRCRKLKDHERCHTGEKPYVCHLCGKFINSKFNFTEHVRTHTGEKPYACHLCGKCFSHCGSLREHKRIHTGEKPYACHLCGKPFRHSSSLKIHERAHTGEKPHVCLLCGKDFTNRFGLKQHIRMHTGEKPYICHLCGKSFSHCSNLRKHEKTHTG
- the LOC119520446 gene encoding zinc finger protein 596-like isoform X3, translated to MVDGRSLMMQTLESVSFNDVAIDFDAEEWALMDTTQRNMFRDVMQESINHLVSVVGYQLCKSEVVSQLEQGEELWRGLGFLQGQSMSRQNEPRKEELINMPCVCDKDKYTIQLKISNIGGDPFEINDMGEDLIHSTLSDIETNPYLNEQFQKAINYQSFFSRHKQIHYGSNHILPHVCHLCGKSFTRCHTLKEHERSHTGEKPYICHLCGKSFSRCRKLKDHERCHTGEKPYVCHLCGKFINSKFNFTEHVRTHTGEKPYACHLCGKCFSHCGSLREHKRIHTGEKPYACHLCGKPFRHSSSLKIHERAHTGEKPHVCLLCGKDFTNRFGLKQHIRMHTGEKPYICHLCGKSFSHCSNLRKHEKTHTG